From Bacteroidota bacterium, the proteins below share one genomic window:
- a CDS encoding aconitate hydratase: MIFDIDLIRKVYTEFKNKVDETKKILGRPLTYAEKILYSHLFNPVTQEYARGKDFVDFRPDRVAMQDATAQMALLQFMSGGIPKVAVPSTVHCDHLIQAEVGSKNDLLRAFDENKEVYDFLASVSNKYGLGFWKPGAGIIHQVVLENYAFPGGMMIGTDSHTPNAGGLGMIAIGVGGADAVDVMSGMAWELKFPKFIGVNLTGKLSGWTSPKDVILKLAGILTVKGGTGAIIEYYGEGAESISCTGKGTICNMGAEIGATTSLFPYDNRMADYLKATEREEIAKLADEIKDYLRADEGSDLHYDQVIHIDLSELEPHVNGPFTPDLAWPISKFKDAVKENNYPEELKVALIGSCTNSSYEDMERSASVAKQALEIGVKAKSEFTITPGSEQIRATIERDGQLETFEKVGGMVLANACGPCIGQWKRHDVKEGERNSIITSYNRNFSKRNDGNSATHAFVASPEIVTAFALAGNLTFNPLTDTIKNDKGEDVKLKTPTGNELPEHGFLKGEAGFVPPAFDGAMVDVIIDPASTRLQKLEAFAAPDLDKDFENLPVLIKVKGKCTTDHISMAGPWLKYRGHLDNISNNMLIGAVNFFNDKSNYIKNALSNSYDEVPKVARDYKSQGLGWVVIGEENYGEGSSREHAAMEPRFLGGRAIIVKSFARIHETNLKKQGMLPLTFADPTDYDKILEDDRISLNVRDLIPGERVMMRVTHADPNADVDVIMLNHTFNEAQIKWFLAGSALNLMAKKENTVF; encoded by the coding sequence ATGATATTTGACATAGACCTAATAAGAAAAGTCTACACTGAATTTAAAAACAAAGTTGATGAAACTAAAAAGATTCTTGGAAGACCGCTGACCTACGCTGAAAAAATTCTTTACTCACACTTATTCAATCCTGTTACACAGGAATATGCGCGCGGAAAAGACTTCGTTGATTTCCGCCCCGACAGAGTTGCTATGCAGGATGCCACTGCACAGATGGCATTACTTCAGTTTATGTCAGGTGGAATACCAAAAGTAGCAGTACCTTCAACTGTGCATTGCGACCATTTAATACAAGCTGAAGTCGGAAGCAAAAATGATTTGCTCAGAGCATTTGATGAGAACAAAGAAGTTTATGATTTCCTTGCAAGTGTATCAAATAAATATGGTCTCGGTTTCTGGAAACCGGGCGCAGGAATTATTCACCAGGTAGTTCTTGAAAATTATGCATTCCCCGGAGGAATGATGATCGGCACAGATTCACATACACCTAATGCTGGCGGACTTGGAATGATTGCAATCGGAGTCGGCGGCGCAGATGCAGTAGACGTAATGTCTGGCATGGCATGGGAATTAAAATTCCCGAAATTCATCGGAGTAAATCTCACAGGCAAACTCAGCGGATGGACATCACCTAAAGATGTTATCTTAAAACTTGCAGGCATCTTAACAGTTAAAGGCGGTACGGGAGCAATCATTGAATATTACGGCGAAGGCGCTGAATCAATTTCATGTACAGGCAAAGGAACAATCTGTAACATGGGCGCGGAAATCGGGGCAACAACTTCCCTCTTCCCATATGATAACAGAATGGCTGATTATTTGAAAGCTACTGAGCGTGAAGAGATTGCAAAACTTGCAGATGAAATAAAAGATTACTTAAGAGCAGACGAAGGAAGTGATTTACATTATGATCAGGTTATTCATATCGACTTATCGGAATTAGAGCCGCATGTTAACGGACCGTTCACTCCCGACCTTGCATGGCCGATTTCGAAATTCAAAGATGCTGTTAAAGAAAATAATTATCCTGAAGAATTGAAAGTTGCTTTGATAGGAAGCTGCACAAATTCTTCCTATGAAGATATGGAACGCTCAGCTTCAGTCGCAAAGCAGGCATTGGAGATTGGTGTTAAAGCAAAATCAGAATTTACAATTACTCCGGGCTCTGAACAAATAAGAGCAACTATCGAACGCGACGGACAATTGGAAACATTTGAGAAAGTCGGCGGAATGGTATTAGCTAATGCATGCGGACCATGTATCGGCCAATGGAAAAGACACGATGTAAAAGAAGGTGAAAGAAATTCTATCATAACTTCTTACAACAGAAATTTCTCAAAAAGAAATGACGGTAACAGCGCAACACATGCCTTCGTTGCATCACCTGAAATTGTTACAGCATTTGCGCTGGCAGGTAACTTAACTTTTAATCCGCTTACCGATACAATTAAAAATGATAAAGGTGAAGATGTAAAATTAAAAACACCTACCGGCAACGAACTTCCTGAGCACGGATTTTTAAAAGGTGAGGCAGGATTTGTTCCACCTGCTTTTGACGGAGCAATGGTTGATGTAATAATTGACCCTGCAAGTACAAGACTTCAGAAGCTGGAAGCATTTGCAGCTCCTGACCTTGATAAAGATTTTGAAAATCTTCCGGTGCTCATCAAAGTAAAAGGTAAGTGTACAACTGACCATATTTCTATGGCAGGCCCATGGCTGAAATACAGAGGACATCTTGATAACATTTCTAATAACATGCTTATCGGTGCAGTAAATTTCTTCAATGATAAATCCAATTATATAAAGAACGCATTATCAAATTCGTACGATGAAGTTCCAAAGGTTGCAAGAGATTATAAATCGCAGGGACTTGGCTGGGTTGTAATAGGTGAAGAAAATTACGGCGAAGGTTCTTCAAGAGAGCATGCGGCTATGGAGCCGAGATTCTTAGGCGGAAGAGCAATCATTGTAAAATCATTTGCAAGAATTCACGAAACAAATTTAAAGAAACAGGGCATGCTTCCGTTAACATTTGCAGACCCTACTGACTACGATAAAATTCTTGAAGACGATAGAATTTCATTGAACGTAAGAGACTTAATTCCGGGAGAAAGAGTAATGATGAGAGTTACACATGCAGACCCGAATGCAGACGTTGATGTGATTATGCTGAACCATACTTTCAATGAAGCGCAGATAAAATGGTTCCTTGCCGGCAGCGCATTGAACTTAATGGCTAAGAAAGAAAATACAGTATTCTAA
- a CDS encoding T9SS type A sorting domain-containing protein produces MKSLFLLIFIISCSVSFSQVNTAGSGWSWYNPGPMGNDVSSFSIAPDGTQYLCGTHGTLMKSTDGGLHFTPMGSVGESELKEIKVLEGSLKIIVVGQDGARLSNDGGAHWVSYAPNYTLLNTVAVKNDKIILAGDNGKIIASTDNGATFNLTYNNPVTDFKRVIFLTQNGPEAIAIGTNGKIFYSNFWGMSWINVTNPGGGTNFNGIAFANASTGMIVGENAKILRTTDGRQNWTQLVVSIGVDLYDVRMQSPTNAIACGDGGKIFRTTDGGENWSEIFSSPTGNRLVSFDFFNSNPNIGAVWGQKGISATTTDGGATWNEPFQERKEFNLIAPLNYQNRDNSSEGDTLIAVGNSGAFCKSTNAGTTWISYNTGTTLNLETAYFVDSQTGWAVGGKESPLQRIILKTTNGGLNWSTQLTANSNNLYDIKFINATTGLAVGNFGVILRTTNAGTNWISITGVTWTLQDVKFLDANNVIAVGEAGRIFKSTNAGLNWTQVNSGGITSMQYSVDFTDANTGISVGSAGTMYRTTNSGVNWTLLPSVTQNTLNGIYFVNSLTGYVCGTNLGNDCSVLKTTNGGLNWARQNTGTSNILNSVYFSDANTGFVVGEAGTILKTTNGGASVVGIHNLSAELPKTHYLSQNYPNPFNPVTKIKFELPKNSFVKIIVYDISGKEIETLVNENLKAGYYETDFNGSNRSSGIYFYKLITNDFIETKKMILVK; encoded by the coding sequence ATGAAAAGTTTATTTTTATTAATATTTATAATCAGCTGCTCTGTTTCCTTTTCCCAGGTAAACACTGCAGGCTCAGGCTGGAGCTGGTATAATCCGGGTCCCATGGGCAATGATGTTTCAAGTTTTTCAATTGCTCCCGACGGTACTCAATACTTATGCGGAACTCACGGCACTCTCATGAAATCAACAGACGGAGGCCTTCATTTTACTCCTATGGGTTCAGTGGGAGAGAGTGAACTGAAGGAAATCAAAGTACTTGAAGGCTCATTAAAAATTATTGTTGTTGGGCAGGACGGCGCAAGATTATCAAATGACGGCGGCGCTCACTGGGTAAGCTACGCTCCTAATTACACTCTCCTCAATACTGTGGCTGTTAAGAATGATAAAATTATATTGGCAGGCGATAACGGAAAAATTATTGCTTCTACAGATAACGGCGCAACCTTCAATCTTACTTATAACAATCCCGTAACTGATTTTAAACGAGTGATTTTTTTAACACAGAACGGACCTGAAGCTATTGCAATTGGGACTAACGGAAAAATTTTTTATAGTAACTTCTGGGGAATGTCATGGATAAACGTAACAAACCCTGGAGGTGGTACGAACTTCAACGGAATTGCTTTTGCCAATGCAAGTACAGGGATGATTGTAGGAGAAAATGCCAAAATATTACGTACTACAGACGGCAGGCAAAACTGGACGCAGCTTGTTGTTTCAATCGGTGTTGACCTTTACGATGTAAGAATGCAGAGTCCTACTAATGCTATTGCATGCGGCGACGGAGGAAAAATATTTCGTACGACTGACGGAGGCGAAAACTGGAGCGAGATATTTTCATCACCAACAGGAAACAGATTAGTCAGTTTTGATTTTTTTAATTCAAATCCGAATATAGGTGCGGTGTGGGGTCAGAAAGGAATTAGTGCAACAACAACGGACGGCGGCGCAACATGGAATGAACCTTTCCAGGAAAGAAAAGAATTTAATTTAATAGCTCCGTTGAATTACCAGAACAGAGATAACTCTTCTGAAGGTGATACTTTAATTGCAGTCGGCAACTCAGGTGCTTTTTGTAAATCAACAAATGCAGGCACCACGTGGATTTCATACAATACAGGAACAACTCTTAACCTGGAAACTGCATACTTTGTTGACTCTCAAACAGGCTGGGCAGTCGGCGGAAAAGAAAGTCCTCTGCAAAGAATAATTCTTAAAACAACAAACGGCGGACTGAACTGGTCAACTCAGTTAACAGCTAATTCAAATAACTTGTATGATATTAAATTTATAAATGCAACTACGGGCTTAGCTGTAGGAAATTTTGGAGTAATTCTTCGCACTACAAATGCAGGCACAAACTGGATAAGTATTACCGGAGTAACATGGACCTTACAGGATGTAAAATTTCTTGATGCAAATAATGTTATTGCAGTCGGAGAAGCAGGAAGAATTTTTAAATCAACAAATGCAGGACTTAACTGGACTCAGGTAAACTCTGGTGGAATTACTTCCATGCAGTACAGTGTAGACTTCACGGATGCAAATACAGGAATCTCAGTCGGCTCTGCAGGAACTATGTACCGCACAACAAATTCCGGAGTAAACTGGACTCTTCTTCCTTCTGTAACACAAAACACGCTCAATGGAATTTATTTTGTAAACAGTTTAACCGGATACGTCTGCGGAACGAACTTGGGCAATGACTGCTCAGTTTTGAAAACAACAAACGGCGGTCTTAACTGGGCAAGACAGAATACCGGAACAAGTAATATTTTAAATTCAGTTTACTTCTCAGACGCTAACACAGGATTTGTTGTGGGAGAAGCAGGGACAATTCTTAAAACAACAAACGGCGGCGCTTCAGTTGTCGGCATTCATAACTTATCAGCTGAACTTCCAAAGACACATTATCTTTCACAGAATTATCCGAACCCGTTTAATCCTGTTACAAAAATAAAATTCGAATTGCCAAAAAATTCTTTCGTAAAGATTATTGTTTATGATATTTCAGGAAAAGAAATTGAAACGCTGGTTAATGAAAATTTAAAGGCAGGATATTATGAAACAGATTTTAACGGAAGTAATCGCTCAAGCGGAATTTATTTTTATAAACTAATCACAAATGATTTTATAGAGACAAAGAAAATGATTTTAGTAAAATAA
- a CDS encoding N-acetyltransferase — translation MSSVEIISFNENHWQNRWNDIKRIYEEGITTGMATFETKSPSWEEWNKKYLQICRLAAVSDNEICGWTALSPVSSREVYKGVCDEAIYVSEKHRGKGIGKLLLQALIKESEANGIWTLQAGIFCDNKSSITLHLKNGFRIVGTREKIGQLNGKWKDTILLERRSKIINYI, via the coding sequence ATGAGTTCCGTTGAAATTATTTCTTTCAATGAAAATCATTGGCAAAATCGCTGGAACGATATAAAAAGAATTTATGAAGAAGGCATTACAACCGGAATGGCAACGTTTGAAACAAAGTCCCCTTCATGGGAAGAATGGAATAAAAAATATTTACAGATATGCAGATTGGCCGCAGTTTCAGATAATGAAATTTGCGGCTGGACTGCCTTAAGTCCTGTCTCATCAAGAGAAGTTTATAAAGGGGTTTGTGACGAAGCAATTTATGTCTCTGAAAAACACAGAGGCAAAGGAATCGGAAAACTTTTGCTTCAGGCTTTAATAAAAGAAAGTGAAGCAAACGGCATCTGGACACTCCAGGCAGGAATTTTCTGCGATAACAAATCAAGCATTACACTTCATTTAAAAAACGGTTTCAGGATAGTCGGTACAAGAGAAAAAATTGGTCAATTGAACGGCAAATGGAAAGATACTATCTTGCTGGAGCGAAGAAGTAAAATAATAAATTACATTTGA
- a CDS encoding FABP family protein, which yields MINKLKFLLGNWKGEGHAAYPTINSADYTEELTFESCGEENKIEFNQKTLYKNESRHLHREYGFILEKEKDVFTFINAQNNGRTEVLKGVLEAPTKLVLDSTHYGNDERPVKTRREYYLEKGLLHYKLFLQTQNQPYQLHLEAKLSK from the coding sequence ATGATTAACAAACTTAAATTTTTATTAGGTAATTGGAAAGGCGAAGGACATGCTGCCTACCCTACAATTAACTCAGCCGATTATACCGAAGAACTTACTTTTGAAAGCTGCGGTGAGGAAAATAAAATTGAATTTAATCAGAAGACATTATATAAAAATGAAAGCAGACATCTTCATCGTGAGTATGGATTTATTCTTGAAAAAGAAAAAGATGTTTTTACTTTTATAAATGCTCAAAACAACGGCAGAACAGAAGTATTAAAAGGTGTACTTGAAGCTCCAACTAAACTTGTTTTAGACAGTACTCACTACGGAAATGATGAAAGACCTGTTAAGACACGCCGAGAATATTATTTAGAGAAAGGATTGCTTCATTACAAACTTTTTCTTCAGACACAAAACCAGCCTTATCAGCTGCACCTGGAAGCAAAGTTATCGAAGTAA
- a CDS encoding thioredoxin domain-containing protein: MKPNRLLNEKSPYLIQHAYNPVDWYPWGEEAFEAAKTQQKPIFLSIGYSTCYWCHVMEREVFENEEIAKLMNDTFINIKVDREERPDIDRVYMTALQALTGSGGWPMSMFLTPALKPFYGATYIPPKAKYGRTGIEDIINEIGKAWSDKKEDIIVSGDKILEALASHKNSKPAEDAAIDIGVFVKCYEQCVSTYDEICGGFGKGNKFPRPVIFNFLLEFFYHTKKSEAKDMVTYTLKKMYDGGDYDHIGGGFHRYSVDSQWRVPHFEKMLYDQAQLACSYLDCYTITNKPFFLYVAEEILKYVKSKLTDKSGAFYSAEDAESATDPAFPKEKEEGAFNLWEKSEIDDLLGDDADIFNYHFGILPHGNTLNDPHEVFGTKNVLYNAYDIHDTAKHFGLEPEEVLERINKSIKKLYVVREQRPKPHLDDKILTSWNALMISAYAYAYKVTKNKSYLDSAIKAKDFIQKHLLKDDFTLLHRYRDGEARFEGTLEDYSYFIKALLDLYEAGFDEKVLKLAIDINNKTTELFYDDENGGYYDVRESETDIVLKTKDTYDGAEPGANSIQLQNILRLSVMTDDAELWDMAEKSLKLFSSDFNRMPFTSPQMLCALNLFLNPVKEIIFTGDLKDEKTISLLEEINKKYNPNKVVIHATEKLFESAPYITDIISDFKTPKVYICENYKCNLPVDKVEDLKPLL; this comes from the coding sequence TTGAAGCCAAACCGACTACTCAATGAAAAAAGCCCTTATCTGATACAACATGCGTATAACCCTGTCGACTGGTATCCTTGGGGCGAGGAAGCCTTCGAAGCTGCAAAAACACAACAAAAACCCATATTTTTATCTATAGGATACTCCACCTGCTACTGGTGCCACGTAATGGAACGCGAAGTTTTCGAAAACGAAGAAATCGCAAAGCTCATGAACGACACTTTTATAAATATAAAAGTTGATCGTGAAGAGCGTCCTGATATTGACCGCGTTTACATGACTGCATTGCAGGCATTGACGGGCTCAGGCGGCTGGCCGATGAGTATGTTTCTTACACCTGCTTTAAAACCATTCTATGGAGCAACATATATTCCTCCGAAAGCAAAATACGGCAGAACAGGAATAGAAGATATCATCAATGAAATAGGCAAAGCTTGGTCTGACAAAAAAGAAGATATAATTGTAAGCGGTGATAAAATTTTAGAAGCACTCGCTTCCCACAAGAACAGCAAGCCTGCAGAAGATGCTGCAATTGACATAGGAGTTTTTGTAAAATGTTATGAGCAATGCGTATCAACTTACGATGAGATTTGCGGAGGATTCGGTAAAGGAAATAAATTCCCACGCCCCGTAATTTTCAATTTCCTTCTTGAGTTTTTTTATCATACAAAAAAATCGGAAGCGAAAGATATGGTGACTTATACTCTGAAAAAAATGTATGACGGCGGAGACTACGATCACATCGGCGGCGGATTTCACAGGTACTCGGTTGACTCCCAATGGAGAGTCCCCCACTTTGAAAAAATGCTTTACGACCAGGCGCAGCTGGCTTGTTCATATTTAGATTGCTATACAATTACAAATAAGCCGTTCTTCCTTTATGTTGCTGAAGAGATCTTAAAATATGTAAAAAGTAAACTGACTGACAAAAGCGGAGCGTTTTATTCCGCTGAAGATGCAGAGAGCGCAACTGACCCTGCTTTCCCTAAAGAAAAAGAAGAAGGCGCATTTAACCTATGGGAGAAATCAGAAATAGATGACTTACTCGGAGATGATGCAGATATTTTCAATTATCACTTCGGAATTCTTCCGCATGGAAATACTTTGAACGACCCGCATGAAGTTTTCGGGACTAAAAATGTTTTATACAACGCCTACGATATTCATGATACGGCAAAACATTTCGGACTTGAACCGGAAGAAGTTCTTGAAAGAATTAACAAGAGCATCAAAAAACTTTATGTAGTCCGCGAACAGAGACCGAAGCCGCATCTAGATGATAAAATTTTAACATCATGGAATGCGCTTATGATTTCAGCGTACGCATATGCTTATAAAGTAACGAAGAATAAATCATATTTGGACTCTGCTATAAAAGCAAAGGACTTCATTCAAAAACATCTTTTAAAAGATGACTTTACTTTGCTCCATAGATACAGAGACGGAGAAGCAAGATTCGAAGGAACACTTGAAGATTATTCATACTTTATTAAAGCTCTATTAGATTTATATGAAGCAGGCTTCGATGAAAAAGTTTTGAAGCTAGCAATTGATATCAACAATAAAACAACTGAGTTATTTTATGATGATGAGAACGGCGGATATTATGATGTAAGAGAAAGTGAAACCGATATCGTACTGAAAACGAAAGATACCTATGACGGCGCCGAGCCGGGAGCGAATTCAATTCAGCTGCAAAATATACTTCGTTTATCAGTAATGACAGATGATGCTGAGTTATGGGATATGGCAGAGAAGAGTCTGAAATTATTTTCATCTGATTTCAACAGGATGCCGTTCACATCGCCTCAAATGCTTTGCGCTTTAAATCTATTTTTAAATCCCGTTAAGGAAATTATATTTACAGGTGATTTGAAAGATGAGAAAACAATTTCATTGCTTGAAGAGATTAATAAAAAATATAATCCGAACAAAGTTGTAATACATGCGACTGAAAAACTTTTTGAATCTGCTCCGTATATAACAGATATAATTTCTGATTTTAAGACGCCGAAAGTTTACATCTGCGAAAATTATAAATGTAATCTGCCTGTTGATAAAGTTGAAGATTTAAAACCATTGCTTTAA
- a CDS encoding glycosyl hydrolase: MQRVLSVLLLFISVLPFSFGQAQAQTPVKVTSSTFGMYEGRNIGPTVMSGRVTSIDAVNKDARIIYVGAAAGGVWKSITGGTLWKPVFDKYTQSIGDIRIDQKHPDTIWVGTGESNMRNSVSVGEGIYKSMDGGESWKKMGLEGTEHISKIQIDPSNSDIVYVAAPGALWGDSPDRGLYKTVNGGVTWDKVLYIDDKTGCADVMIDPKDPNIIYASMWEFRRKPWAFNSGGQGSGLYKSTDGGATWNRIDKGFTDGILGRIILSMSPQDSKIIYAIAEAKATALFKSTDGGDTWTKKSSSSNVTARPFYFSVLKVDPTNANRLYRPAFNLSISDDAGESWFDASNEGGWVHSDLHALWIDPNNSSHMLLGTDGGVYMSFDKGNNWMFLNNLPLAQYYHVALDMQEPYNIYGGLQDNGSWVGPSSAPGGVQGKMWNAVGFGDGFWVQPDYTDKNIVYWESQGGNINRLNRGTNENKDIRPQPLKGEKKLRFNWNTPIYMPFSNPGVLYMGAQFLFRSTNKGDSWDRISGDLTTNDPEKLKQEESGGLSVDNSSAENHCTIFTIAESPIDKDLIFVGTDDGNLQISNNEGKTWNNVTTNISGLPRYLCISSIEPSRYDKKVVYITVDGHAMGDMNTYVYKTSDLGKTWTKISTSDIKGFAHRVKEDLVNKNLLFVGTEFGLFMSINGGLDWVQMNSKIPNTPVKDIAIHPVTNDLVLATHGRGVIIIDDLTGIRNLTSKILESEMALIPTRPTIWVDDNVGGSFPVQGGNFNGPNPNGDALILYYLKERPMTEDVKVQILDDKGEVLQTIPGSKRKGLNKVYWDMRMKPPKVAQGARLDFGGFNGPEVLPGVYKVKLIKGDKTVEGTIEIKADPKSVHSQEDRDLRRKYLMDTYKMSEDLANLVDKLKSVGDDVKDRQKVVDENSALKNDLADFLDKVEVERKKLTETKEGTGIIGEEQLRSKVSDVFTTILFYNGKPTESIMQRYDGLLYELNLSKEAADKLFKEPLNNLNKKLREAGKPEIIINKDTKVPN; the protein is encoded by the coding sequence ATGCAAAGAGTTCTCTCTGTACTTCTTCTTTTCATTTCAGTTTTACCATTTTCCTTTGGTCAGGCACAGGCACAGACACCTGTCAAAGTTACATCTTCAACGTTCGGAATGTACGAAGGGCGCAACATCGGTCCCACGGTAATGAGCGGAAGAGTGACTTCAATAGATGCCGTCAATAAAGACGCGCGGATAATTTACGTTGGCGCAGCGGCAGGCGGCGTGTGGAAATCTATCACAGGCGGAACGCTGTGGAAGCCCGTCTTTGATAAATACACTCAGTCAATCGGCGATATAAGAATTGACCAGAAGCATCCTGATACAATCTGGGTAGGAACGGGCGAATCGAATATGCGTAACAGCGTATCGGTCGGCGAAGGAATATACAAATCGATGGACGGCGGAGAAAGCTGGAAGAAGATGGGACTTGAAGGCACGGAGCATATAAGTAAAATACAGATTGACCCGAGCAACTCAGATATAGTTTACGTAGCTGCTCCCGGAGCGCTATGGGGAGACTCACCCGACAGAGGACTTTACAAAACCGTTAACGGGGGAGTGACATGGGACAAGGTTTTATACATAGATGATAAGACGGGATGCGCAGATGTAATGATAGACCCGAAAGACCCGAACATAATTTATGCATCGATGTGGGAGTTCAGAAGAAAGCCTTGGGCGTTCAACTCAGGCGGACAGGGAAGCGGACTTTATAAAAGCACAGACGGGGGCGCAACATGGAACAGAATAGATAAGGGATTTACAGACGGAATACTGGGGCGAATAATTTTATCAATGTCGCCGCAGGATTCAAAAATAATTTATGCAATAGCAGAGGCGAAGGCAACTGCGCTGTTCAAATCAACTGACGGCGGAGATACATGGACGAAGAAAAGTTCGTCATCGAATGTAACAGCGCGTCCTTTTTATTTCTCAGTATTGAAGGTTGACCCTACAAATGCAAACAGACTTTACAGACCTGCGTTCAATTTATCAATCAGTGATGATGCAGGTGAATCGTGGTTCGATGCATCTAATGAAGGCGGATGGGTACACTCAGACTTGCATGCGTTATGGATAGACCCGAACAACTCATCGCATATGTTACTTGGTACGGATGGCGGAGTATATATGTCGTTTGATAAAGGCAACAATTGGATGTTTTTAAATAATCTTCCGCTTGCGCAGTACTATCACGTTGCGCTGGACATGCAGGAGCCGTACAATATTTATGGCGGCTTGCAGGATAACGGATCATGGGTAGGACCATCAAGCGCTCCGGGCGGAGTGCAAGGCAAGATGTGGAATGCAGTGGGCTTTGGCGACGGGTTCTGGGTTCAGCCGGATTACACGGATAAGAATATTGTTTACTGGGAATCGCAGGGCGGTAACATAAACAGACTTAACAGAGGCACGAACGAAAATAAAGATATAAGACCACAGCCGCTGAAGGGTGAAAAGAAATTGAGGTTCAATTGGAACACTCCGATATACATGCCGTTCAGCAATCCCGGCGTATTGTATATGGGCGCGCAGTTTTTATTCCGCTCAACAAATAAAGGCGATAGCTGGGATAGGATTTCGGGAGACTTAACAACGAACGACCCTGAAAAGCTGAAGCAGGAGGAATCGGGCGGACTGAGTGTGGATAACTCATCTGCGGAAAACCATTGCACGATATTTACTATAGCGGAGTCGCCGATAGATAAGGATTTAATATTTGTAGGGACAGATGACGGTAACTTACAAATATCAAACAACGAAGGAAAAACATGGAACAACGTAACAACTAATATAAGCGGCTTGCCGAGATACTTGTGTATCTCAAGCATTGAGCCAAGCAGATACGATAAGAAAGTAGTTTACATTACTGTTGATGGACACGCAATGGGAGATATGAATACCTATGTGTACAAGACGAGTGATTTAGGAAAGACATGGACAAAAATTTCTACAAGTGATATAAAAGGATTTGCACACAGAGTAAAAGAAGATTTAGTGAATAAGAATTTATTGTTCGTGGGAACAGAGTTCGGTTTATTCATGAGCATTAACGGGGGTCTTGACTGGGTGCAGATGAATTCGAAAATTCCTAATACACCTGTGAAAGATATTGCAATTCATCCTGTTACCAATGATTTAGTACTTGCAACTCACGGAAGAGGAGTGATTATAATTGACGACTTAACGGGAATAAGAAATTTAACATCGAAGATACTGGAATCGGAAATGGCGTTAATTCCGACCAGACCGACTATCTGGGTAGATGATAACGTAGGCGGTTCGTTTCCTGTACAGGGAGGAAATTTCAACGGACCGAATCCAAACGGCGATGCGTTAATATTATATTATCTGAAAGAAAGACCTATGACTGAAGATGTTAAGGTTCAGATACTTGATGATAAAGGCGAAGTGCTGCAGACTATACCGGGCTCAAAAAGAAAAGGACTTAATAAAGTATACTGGGATATGAGAATGAAGCCGCCAAAAGTTGCGCAGGGAGCGAGACTTGATTTCGGCGGATTCAACGGTCCTGAAGTATTGCCGGGAGTATATAAAGTAAAATTGATAAAGGGAGATAAAACGGTTGAGGGAACGATTGAAATAAAAGCTGACCCGAAATCAGTGCACTCGCAAGAGGATAGAGATTTAAGAAGAAAATATCTGATGGATACTTATAAGATGTCAGAGGATTTGGCAAACTTAGTTGATAAGCTGAAAAGTGTGGGTGATGATGTTAAGGACAGACAAAAAGTAGTTGATGAAAACAGCGCATTGAAAAATGACCTTGCTGACTTCTTAGATAAAGTTGAAGTTGAAAGAAAGAAACTGACTGAAACTAAAGAAGGTACGGGAATTATAGGTGAAGAGCAGCTGCGTTCAAAAGTGAGCGACGTGTTTACGACGATACTTTTCTACAACGGCAAGCCGACTGAATCTATTATGCAAAGATATGACGGCTTATTGTACGAGCTGAACTTATCTAAAGAAGCAGCAGATAAATTATTCAAGGAGCCATTGAACAATCTTAATAAAAAATTAAGAGAAGCAGGCAAGCCTGAGATAATTATTAATAAGGATACAAAGGTGCCGAATTAG